In a genomic window of Enterobacter asburiae:
- the cspE gene encoding transcription antiterminator/RNA stability regulator CspE has protein sequence MAKIKGQVKWFNESKGFGFITPADGSKDVFVHFSAIQGNGFKTLAEGQNVEFEIQDGQKGPAAVNVTAI, from the coding sequence ATGGCAAAGATTAAAGGTCAAGTTAAGTGGTTCAACGAGTCTAAAGGTTTTGGTTTCATTACTCCTGCTGACGGCAGCAAAGACGTGTTCGTACACTTCTCTGCAATCCAGGGTAACGGCTTCAAAACTCTGGCTGAAGGCCAGAACGTTGAGTTCGAAATTCAGGACGGCCAGAAAGGCCCAGCTGCAGTTAACGTAACTGCTATCTGA
- the mgrB gene encoding PhoP/PhoQ regulator MgrB, which produces MKKIRWVILIIVLIACVVLWTQTINVMCDQDVQFFSGVCAINKFIPW; this is translated from the coding sequence GTGAAAAAAATACGCTGGGTGATTCTGATTATCGTGCTGATAGCGTGCGTGGTGTTATGGACGCAGACTATCAACGTGATGTGCGATCAGGATGTACAGTTTTTTAGCGGCGTTTGCGCAATCAATAAGTTTATTCCGTGGTAG
- the rlmA gene encoding 23S rRNA (guanine(745)-N(1))-methyltransferase, with protein sequence MSFSCPLCHASLTRSDKSYACPQGHQFDMAKEGYVNLLPVQHKRSRDPGDSAEMMQARRAFLDAGHYLPLRETVAQMLNDMLPDSASAMLDIGCGEGYYTARFADVVREKGAVTFGLDVSKVAIRAAAKRYAGVTFCVASSHRLPFEDVSMDAVIRIYAPCKAEELARVVKPGGWVITVTPGPRHLMELKGLIYDEVRLHAPHSEQLTGFTLKQEQSVAYEMNLNGEEAVALLQMTPFAWRAKPEVWDALAARTTFGCQTDFSIHVWQRDA encoded by the coding sequence ATGTCCTTCAGCTGTCCCCTTTGCCACGCGTCCCTGACGCGCTCAGATAAAAGTTATGCCTGTCCGCAGGGACACCAGTTTGATATGGCGAAAGAAGGGTATGTGAATCTTCTTCCGGTGCAGCACAAGCGCTCCCGCGATCCGGGCGATAGCGCAGAGATGATGCAGGCTCGCAGGGCGTTTCTCGATGCCGGACACTATCTGCCGCTGCGGGAAACGGTAGCGCAGATGCTGAATGACATGTTGCCTGATTCGGCGTCCGCCATGCTTGATATCGGCTGCGGGGAAGGGTACTACACCGCACGGTTTGCGGATGTGGTGCGTGAAAAGGGGGCCGTGACATTCGGTCTCGACGTGTCGAAAGTGGCGATCCGCGCGGCGGCTAAACGTTACGCTGGCGTGACGTTCTGTGTGGCATCCAGCCACCGGCTGCCGTTTGAGGATGTCAGTATGGACGCCGTTATCCGCATTTACGCGCCGTGTAAAGCAGAAGAGCTGGCGCGCGTGGTGAAGCCCGGAGGCTGGGTGATAACCGTCACGCCGGGCCCGCGTCACCTGATGGAGCTGAAAGGGCTCATTTACGACGAGGTGCGTCTGCATGCCCCGCACTCTGAACAGCTGACAGGCTTTACGCTGAAGCAGGAGCAGTCAGTGGCGTATGAAATGAATTTAAACGGTGAAGAGGCGGTAGCCCTGCTGCAAATGACGCCGTTCGCGTGGCGGGCAAAACCGGAAGTATGGGATGCGTTAGCGGCTCGAACGACGTTTGGCTGCCAGACGGATTTCAGTATCCACGTCTGGCAGCGCGACGCTTAA
- the ftsI gene encoding peptidoglycan glycosyltransferase FtsI translates to MKKKLIITAGNFTPARFALLCFAIFCSLAFLLGRVAWLQIIKPDNLVKQEDMRSLRQLAIDAPRGMIMDREGRPLAVSVPVRAVWADPKTVRAKGGVGFDERWQALANALHLSLNTLASRIKANPQGRFIYLARQVDPAQAKWIDKLNLPGINLRDESRRFYPAGHVAANLIGFTNIDGQGIEGVEKSFNAQLTGKAGIRQVREDRYGRVVENLTEVAPTPAHNIQLSIDERLQTITEDALDNAVAWNKAESGASVLINIPTGEILAMASYPDFNPNNREGATINDFRNRAISDTFEPGSTVKPLVLMTALQQGLVQPDSVIDTHPYTLDGHRIRDVGYYPELTMTGILQKSSDTGVSRLSLAMPVQHLIDTYRNFGFGTNTGLGLTGESAGLLPQRKYWSQLDRATFAFGYGLMVTPLQLAHVYATIGGFGLERPLSITRIDPPVIGHRVMPEEIAHEVEHMMESVALPGGGGVKAAVRDYRVAVKTGTAKKIDDSGKYVDKYVAYTAGVAPASDPRFALVVVINDPQNGAYYGGAVSAPVFSEIMGNVLRLENVKPDGLPAGSDHLIVMR, encoded by the coding sequence GTGAAGAAGAAATTGATAATAACCGCTGGCAATTTCACGCCGGCGCGTTTTGCGCTGCTCTGTTTCGCTATTTTCTGCAGTCTGGCCTTCTTACTTGGCCGCGTTGCCTGGCTACAAATCATTAAACCCGACAATCTGGTGAAGCAGGAAGATATGCGATCCCTCCGTCAGCTGGCGATTGATGCACCGCGTGGGATGATTATGGATCGCGAAGGGCGACCCCTGGCGGTCAGCGTGCCTGTCCGGGCCGTTTGGGCCGATCCTAAAACCGTGCGGGCGAAAGGGGGCGTCGGTTTTGATGAACGCTGGCAGGCGCTGGCAAATGCGCTGCATCTCTCACTGAACACGCTTGCTTCGCGAATTAAAGCTAATCCCCAGGGCCGCTTCATCTACCTGGCGCGTCAGGTCGATCCAGCACAGGCAAAGTGGATTGATAAACTCAATTTGCCCGGCATTAATTTACGCGATGAATCCCGCCGTTTTTACCCGGCAGGCCACGTGGCGGCAAATCTGATTGGCTTCACCAATATTGACGGACAGGGCATTGAAGGGGTGGAAAAAAGCTTCAATGCGCAGCTAACGGGAAAAGCGGGTATCCGACAGGTAAGGGAGGATCGCTACGGGCGCGTGGTTGAAAACCTGACGGAAGTGGCGCCCACGCCGGCGCATAACATCCAGTTGAGCATTGACGAGCGGCTGCAAACCATTACCGAAGACGCGCTGGATAATGCCGTCGCCTGGAATAAGGCCGAGTCAGGGGCCTCCGTGTTAATCAATATCCCCACCGGGGAAATACTCGCCATGGCGAGCTATCCTGATTTCAACCCCAATAACCGGGAAGGCGCGACGATAAACGATTTTCGCAACCGCGCGATCAGCGATACGTTCGAGCCTGGTTCGACCGTCAAGCCGCTGGTGCTGATGACGGCCCTGCAGCAGGGGCTGGTCCAGCCGGACAGCGTTATTGATACCCACCCGTATACCCTTGACGGGCATCGTATCCGCGACGTGGGTTATTATCCTGAGCTGACCATGACCGGGATCCTGCAAAAATCGAGCGACACCGGCGTATCCCGGCTCTCGCTGGCGATGCCTGTTCAGCATCTGATTGATACCTATCGAAACTTTGGTTTTGGTACCAACACGGGGCTTGGCCTAACGGGTGAGAGCGCGGGGCTGCTGCCACAGCGTAAATACTGGAGCCAGCTCGACCGCGCGACCTTTGCCTTTGGCTACGGCCTTATGGTCACGCCGCTTCAGCTGGCCCACGTCTACGCGACGATTGGCGGCTTCGGGCTTGAGCGTCCACTTTCCATCACCCGCATCGATCCCCCCGTTATCGGACACCGCGTCATGCCGGAAGAGATCGCGCACGAGGTGGAGCACATGATGGAGAGCGTTGCGCTGCCCGGCGGCGGGGGCGTTAAGGCCGCCGTTCGCGACTATCGCGTGGCGGTGAAGACCGGGACGGCGAAGAAAATTGATGATAGCGGCAAATATGTCGATAAATACGTCGCCTATACCGCGGGGGTTGCGCCTGCCAGCGACCCGCGTTTTGCCCTGGTGGTGGTGATTAACGATCCTCAAAACGGGGCCTACTATGGCGGGGCAGTTTCCGCACCGGTCTTCAGCGAAATTATGGGCAACGTTCTGCGCCTGGAGAACGTGAAGCCTGACGGGCTGCCTGCCGGTTCTGACCACCTTATCGTGATGCGGTAA
- the htpX gene encoding protease HtpX, whose translation MMRIALFLLTNLAVMVVFGLVLSLTGIQSSSVQGLLIMALLFGFGGSFISLLMSKWMALKSVGGEVIEQPRNDMEQWLMNTVAQQSKQAGIAMPQVAIYHAPDINAFATGARRDASLVAVSTGLLQNMSRDEAEAVIAHEISHIANGDMVTMTLIQGVVNTFVIFISRILAQIAAGFMGGNRDEGEESNGNPLIYFAVSMVLELVFGILASIITMWFSRHREFHADAGSAKLVGREKMIAALQRLKTSYEPQEANSMMAFCINGKSKSLSELFMSHPPLDKRIEALRSGEYLK comes from the coding sequence ATGATGCGAATCGCGCTCTTCCTGCTCACCAACCTGGCGGTGATGGTGGTTTTCGGGCTCGTGCTAAGCCTGACAGGAATTCAGTCGAGCAGCGTTCAGGGTCTGTTGATTATGGCGCTGCTGTTTGGTTTTGGTGGCTCTTTCATTTCCCTGCTGATGTCAAAATGGATGGCGCTGAAATCCGTAGGCGGTGAGGTGATTGAACAGCCGCGTAACGATATGGAACAGTGGCTGATGAATACGGTGGCACAGCAGTCTAAGCAGGCAGGCATTGCGATGCCGCAGGTTGCTATTTACCATGCCCCGGATATTAACGCGTTTGCCACGGGTGCCCGTCGTGATGCGTCACTGGTTGCCGTGAGCACCGGATTGTTGCAGAACATGAGCCGTGACGAAGCCGAAGCGGTTATCGCGCATGAAATCAGCCATATTGCCAACGGTGACATGGTAACCATGACGCTGATTCAGGGCGTGGTGAACACCTTCGTTATCTTTATCTCCCGTATCCTGGCGCAGATTGCGGCTGGCTTCATGGGCGGCAACCGCGATGAAGGTGAGGAGAGCAACGGTAACCCGCTGATCTACTTCGCCGTATCCATGGTGCTGGAACTGGTGTTCGGTATCCTGGCGAGCATTATCACCATGTGGTTCTCTCGTCACCGTGAGTTCCATGCGGATGCTGGCTCTGCGAAGCTGGTGGGGCGTGAGAAGATGATTGCAGCCCTGCAGCGTCTGAAAACCAGCTACGAGCCGCAGGAAGCGAACAGCATGATGGCCTTCTGCATCAATGGCAAATCAAAGTCGCTGAGCGAGCTGTTTATGTCTCACCCGCCGCTGGATAAACGTATTGAAGCGCTGCGCAGTGGGGAATACCTGAAGTAA
- the proQ gene encoding RNA chaperone ProQ, which yields MENQPKLNSSKEVIAFLAERFPQCFSAEGEARPLKVGIFQDLVARVEGEMNLSKTQLRSALRLYTSSWRYLYGIKPGATRVDLDGNPCGELDEQHVEHARKQLEEAKARVQAQRAEQQAKKREAAAANGQEEAPRRERKPRPAPRRHDNNDRKPRADKPAAKAPRAPREEPRHTPVSDINALSVGQALKVKAGNNAMDATVLEITKDGVRVQLTSGMSMIVRAEHLLF from the coding sequence ATGGAAAATCAACCTAAGTTGAATAGCAGTAAAGAAGTTATCGCATTTCTGGCCGAGCGTTTCCCGCAGTGCTTCAGCGCGGAAGGTGAAGCTCGTCCCCTGAAAGTCGGTATTTTTCAGGATCTGGTGGCGCGTGTTGAAGGGGAAATGAACCTCAGCAAAACTCAGCTGCGTTCTGCCTTACGTCTTTATACTTCGAGCTGGCGTTACCTGTACGGTATCAAACCGGGCGCAACCCGCGTGGATCTCGACGGCAACCCTTGCGGTGAGCTGGACGAGCAGCATGTTGAGCACGCGCGCAAGCAGCTGGAAGAAGCCAAAGCACGCGTTCAGGCACAACGTGCAGAACAGCAAGCGAAAAAACGCGAAGCCGCAGCGGCAAACGGCCAGGAAGAAGCGCCTCGTCGTGAGCGTAAACCACGCCCAGCGCCGCGTCGTCACGACAATAACGATCGCAAACCGCGTGCAGACAAACCAGCAGCGAAAGCCCCTCGCGCGCCTCGTGAAGAGCCGCGTCATACTCCGGTTTCTGACATTAACGCCCTGAGCGTGGGTCAGGCTCTGAAGGTAAAAGCGGGCAACAACGCTATGGACGCCACCGTACTGGAAATCACCAAAGATGGCGTTCGTGTACAGCTGACTTCTGGTATGTCAATGATTGTACGCGCAGAACACTTGTTGTTCTGA
- the mntP gene encoding manganese efflux pump MntP, with the protein MNISATILLAFGMSMDAFAASIGKGATLHKPKFSEALRTGLIFGAIETLTPLIGWGLGMLASQFVLEWNHWIAFVLLVFLGGRMVIEGFRGNDDEDEAPLHRHGFWLLVTTAIATSLDAMAVGVGLAFLQVNIIATALAIGCATLIMSTLGMMVGRFIGPLLGKRAEILGGIVLIGIGAQILWAHFAP; encoded by the coding sequence ATGAACATCTCCGCTACGATCCTTCTCGCTTTTGGCATGTCCATGGACGCATTTGCGGCTTCCATCGGCAAAGGCGCCACGCTTCACAAACCTAAATTCTCAGAAGCTCTGCGCACCGGTCTGATCTTTGGTGCCATCGAAACGCTGACGCCGCTCATTGGCTGGGGTTTGGGCATGCTCGCCAGCCAGTTCGTGCTGGAGTGGAACCACTGGATTGCGTTCGTCCTGCTGGTATTTCTCGGTGGCCGAATGGTGATTGAAGGTTTTCGCGGGAATGATGATGAAGATGAAGCACCGCTGCACCGCCACGGTTTCTGGCTGCTGGTCACTACGGCAATTGCCACCAGCCTGGACGCCATGGCCGTCGGGGTGGGTCTGGCGTTCCTGCAGGTCAATATTATCGCCACCGCGCTGGCCATCGGCTGTGCAACGTTGATTATGTCCACGCTGGGCATGATGGTTGGACGGTTTATCGGCCCGCTGCTGGGTAAACGCGCCGAGATCTTAGGCGGTATTGTGCTGATCGGCATTGGTGCCCAGATCCTCTGGGCACACTTCGCGCCTTAA
- a CDS encoding MFS transporter, which translates to MEKNLSDGLPLPQRYGAIATIIIGISMAVLDGAIANVALPTIATDLHASPASSIWIVNAYQIAIVVSLLSFSFLGDMFGYRRVYQCGLVVFTFTSLLCALSDSLHTLTLARIAQGFGGAALMSVNTALIRLIYPQRHLGRGMGINSFIVAISSAAGPTIAAAILSVASWQWLFAINVPLGIVAIFFALRYLPANGPKSTMPRFDVASAVMNALTFGLLITALSGFAQGQSLLLTAAELVALLVTGFFFVRRQLALPVPLLPVDLLRIPLFSLSICTSVCSFCAQMLAMVSLPFFLQSVIGRSEVETGLLLTPWPLATMVMAPLAGYLIERVHAGLLGAVGLAVMATGLFALALLPSSPGDLDIIWRMVLCGAGFGLFQSPNNHTIITAAPRHRSGGASGMLGTARLLGQSTGAALVALMFNLAGQNGNHVALLTAGALATLAAIVSGLRVTQPGIQA; encoded by the coding sequence ATGGAAAAGAACCTTTCCGATGGCCTGCCTTTGCCCCAGCGGTATGGCGCTATCGCTACGATAATTATTGGTATCTCAATGGCCGTCCTTGACGGCGCGATTGCGAACGTTGCCCTTCCCACCATTGCCACCGATCTGCATGCTTCCCCGGCCAGTTCGATATGGATTGTTAACGCCTATCAGATTGCGATTGTGGTTTCCCTGCTCTCCTTCTCTTTTCTGGGCGATATGTTCGGCTACCGTCGGGTATATCAGTGCGGGCTGGTGGTGTTTACTTTCACATCACTGCTGTGCGCCCTTTCGGACTCTCTGCATACGCTGACGCTGGCGCGCATCGCGCAAGGGTTTGGCGGCGCGGCGCTGATGAGCGTCAATACGGCGCTAATCCGCCTAATCTATCCGCAGCGTCATCTGGGGCGCGGCATGGGGATAAACTCGTTTATTGTCGCGATCTCATCTGCCGCCGGGCCAACCATTGCGGCCGCTATACTTTCTGTCGCCTCCTGGCAATGGCTGTTCGCCATAAACGTGCCGCTGGGTATCGTGGCCATCTTCTTTGCCCTGCGTTATCTCCCCGCTAACGGCCCGAAAAGCACCATGCCGCGCTTTGACGTGGCAAGTGCAGTGATGAATGCGCTCACCTTTGGTCTGCTGATTACCGCCCTGAGCGGCTTTGCGCAGGGTCAATCTCTGCTGCTTACCGCCGCGGAGCTTGTTGCCCTGCTGGTGACGGGCTTCTTCTTTGTTCGCCGCCAGCTTGCCCTGCCGGTACCTTTACTGCCGGTCGATCTGCTGCGTATCCCACTCTTTTCGCTCTCCATCTGCACCTCCGTCTGCTCCTTCTGCGCCCAGATGCTGGCTATGGTTTCTCTGCCCTTCTTCCTGCAAAGCGTGATAGGACGTTCCGAAGTGGAGACCGGGCTGCTGTTAACCCCCTGGCCGCTGGCAACGATGGTGATGGCACCGCTTGCCGGTTATTTAATAGAACGTGTACATGCCGGTTTGTTGGGTGCGGTGGGGCTGGCAGTAATGGCCACCGGTCTTTTTGCGCTGGCGCTGCTTCCGTCATCGCCAGGTGATCTGGACATTATCTGGCGCATGGTTCTGTGCGGTGCCGGGTTTGGCCTGTTCCAGTCCCCCAACAACCACACCATTATTACCGCGGCGCCGCGCCATCGCAGCGGAGGTGCCAGCGGCATGCTGGGGACCGCGCGTCTGCTGGGACAAAGCACCGGTGCGGCACTGGTTGCCCTGATGTTTAACCTTGCCGGGCAAAACGGTAATCACGTTGCGCTTCTCACCGCAGGCGCCCTTGCCACCCTGGCAGCCATCGTCAGCGGTCTGCGCGTGACCCAACCCGGCATTCAGGCATAA
- a CDS encoding MBL fold metallo-hydrolase has protein sequence MVWKNPWYDPSLKHHTPNGFRNTTSAGHQPGDLDRWRKERKEAGLPKPPALGYDDFIRQWWQPANLQQPQGDGAWWLGHASILLQLDGNILLTDPVFSRRASPLPFLGPQRKTPPALSVDQLHQLDAVVISHNHYDHLDELTIRHILKRFPDVSIFVPLGLGGWFRRRGAKQVVELDWWQSFTWQGMTLSAVPAQHWSMRTLWNRNRSLWCGWVFEGRHHRFWFSGDTGYSPELLLIPERLGQIDVAALPVGAYAPRWFMAVHHMDPQSAVALWQQLGCPLAFPVHWGVFELADEALDDPIKELTDVLDNVASVNNPFRILKIGEYLPL, from the coding sequence GTGGTCTGGAAAAATCCCTGGTATGACCCCTCCCTAAAACATCACACCCCAAACGGTTTTCGTAATACGACTTCTGCAGGACACCAGCCCGGCGACCTTGACCGCTGGCGCAAAGAACGTAAAGAAGCCGGCCTGCCGAAGCCGCCCGCCCTCGGTTACGATGACTTTATCCGGCAGTGGTGGCAACCGGCCAATCTTCAGCAACCACAAGGGGATGGGGCGTGGTGGCTCGGACATGCGAGCATACTGCTGCAGCTGGACGGCAATATCCTTCTTACCGATCCCGTTTTTTCACGGCGCGCTTCTCCGCTCCCTTTCTTAGGGCCGCAGCGTAAAACGCCTCCGGCACTGTCTGTCGATCAACTGCACCAACTTGACGCAGTCGTCATCTCGCATAATCATTACGATCATCTTGATGAACTCACAATTCGCCACATTCTCAAACGCTTTCCCGACGTCAGTATATTTGTTCCTTTAGGTCTGGGCGGCTGGTTTCGTCGCCGGGGTGCAAAACAGGTGGTTGAGCTCGACTGGTGGCAGAGTTTTACCTGGCAGGGGATGACATTGTCAGCCGTACCGGCGCAGCACTGGAGTATGCGCACGCTCTGGAACCGCAATCGCTCATTATGGTGCGGCTGGGTCTTTGAAGGGCGACATCACCGGTTCTGGTTTAGCGGCGATACCGGCTATTCGCCTGAGCTGCTGTTGATACCGGAACGTCTGGGGCAGATTGATGTGGCAGCATTGCCCGTTGGTGCCTATGCCCCGCGATGGTTTATGGCGGTACACCATATGGATCCCCAGTCTGCCGTTGCGCTGTGGCAGCAGCTAGGTTGCCCTCTGGCGTTCCCTGTTCACTGGGGCGTGTTTGAACTGGCAGATGAAGCGCTGGATGACCCGATAAAAGAATTAACTGACGTGCTGGATAATGTAGCGTCAGTTAATAATCCTTTCAGGATACTGAAAATTGGCGAATATTTACCCTTATAA
- the kdgR gene encoding DNA-binding transcriptional regulator KdgR: MAIADLDKQPDSVSSVLKVFGILQALGEEREIGITELSQRVMMSKSTVYRFLQTMKSLGYVAQEGESEKYSLTLKLFELGARALQNVDLIRSADIQMREISRLTKETIHLGALDEDSIVYIHKIDSMYNLRMYSRIGRRNPLYSTAIGKVLLAWRDREEVKQILDGVEYKRSTERTITSTEELLTVLDKVREQGYGEDNEEQEEGLRCIGVPVFDRFGVVIAGLSISFPTLRFSEERLHEYVAILHTAARKISEQMGYHDYPF; encoded by the coding sequence ATGGCAATTGCGGATTTGGATAAACAGCCAGATTCTGTTTCTTCCGTGCTGAAGGTGTTTGGCATCTTACAGGCGCTCGGGGAAGAGCGTGAAATTGGTATCACAGAGTTGTCACAGCGCGTGATGATGTCGAAAAGCACCGTTTATCGCTTTTTGCAAACCATGAAATCACTGGGTTACGTTGCACAGGAAGGGGAGTCTGAAAAATACTCTCTGACGCTGAAACTGTTTGAACTGGGTGCCAGGGCATTACAAAACGTGGATCTAATCCGTAGCGCGGATATTCAGATGCGTGAGATTTCCCGCCTGACCAAAGAGACTATCCACCTGGGTGCGCTGGATGAAGACAGTATTGTTTACATCCATAAAATCGACTCCATGTATAACCTGCGTATGTATTCGCGCATTGGTCGTCGCAACCCGCTTTACAGCACAGCAATTGGTAAGGTTCTGCTGGCGTGGCGCGATCGTGAAGAGGTAAAACAGATCCTCGATGGCGTGGAGTACAAACGCAGCACTGAACGCACCATAACCAGCACCGAAGAGTTATTAACGGTGCTCGACAAGGTGCGTGAACAAGGGTATGGCGAGGATAACGAAGAGCAGGAAGAAGGGCTGCGCTGTATTGGCGTTCCGGTGTTTGACCGCTTTGGCGTCGTGATTGCGGGGTTGAGCATCTCTTTCCCAACGCTGCGCTTCTCGGAAGAGCGCCTGCACGAGTATGTGGCTATTCTGCATACCGCCGCGCGCAAGATTTCAGAACAGATGGGTTACCACGACTATCCGTTTTAA
- the prc gene encoding carboxy terminal-processing peptidase, with amino-acid sequence MNTFFKLTALAGLFAITGHAFAVDDITRVDQIPVLKEETQHATVSERVTSRFTRSHYRQFDLDQAFSAKIFDRYLNLLDYSHNVLLASDVEQFAKRKSEVGDELRSGKLDLFYDLYNLSQKRRFERYQYALKVLERPMDFTGNDTFNLDRSKAPWPKDEAELNALWDGKVKYDELSLKLTGKDEKEIRDTLTRRYKFAIRRLAQTNSEDVFSLAMTAFAHEIDPHTNYLSPRNTEQFNTEMSLSLEGIGAVLQMDDDYTVINSMVAGGPASKSKAISVGDRIVGVGQTGQSMVDVIGWRLDDVVALIKGPKGSKVRLEILPAGKGTKTRIVTLTRERIRLEDRAVKMSVKTVGKEKVGVLDIPGFYVGLTDDVKVQLQKLEKQNVSSVIIDLRTNGGGALTEAVSLSGLFIPSGPVVQVRDNNGKVREDADNDGVVYYKGPLVVLVDRFSASASEIFAAAMQDYGRALIVGEPTFGKGTVQQYRSLNRIYDQMLRPEWPALGSVQYTIQKFYRVNGGSTQRKGVTPDIMMPTGTEETETGEKFEDNALPWDSINAATFVKAGDMTQFGPELLKAHNDRIAKDPEFQYIMKDIARFNALKDKRNIVSLNYAQREKENNEDDATRLARINDRFKREGKPLLKKLDDLPKDYQEPDPYLDETVHIALDLANLEKEKPAVQPAPAK; translated from the coding sequence ATGAACACTTTTTTTAAGCTCACCGCGCTGGCGGGCCTGTTTGCCATAACAGGTCATGCTTTCGCAGTGGACGATATCACGCGTGTTGATCAAATTCCGGTACTCAAGGAAGAGACGCAGCACGCGACGGTAAGCGAGCGTGTAACCTCTCGCTTTACCCGCTCGCACTATCGTCAGTTCGATCTCGATCAGGCCTTTTCGGCCAAAATCTTTGACCGCTATCTGAACTTGCTGGATTACAGCCATAACGTTTTGCTCGCCAGCGATGTCGAGCAGTTCGCTAAGCGCAAATCCGAGGTGGGTGATGAGCTGCGGTCAGGCAAGCTGGATCTGTTCTACGATCTCTACAACCTGTCGCAAAAGCGCCGCTTTGAGCGCTATCAGTACGCGCTGAAAGTGCTCGAACGTCCGATGGACTTCACCGGCAACGACACCTTTAATCTCGATCGCAGCAAAGCGCCCTGGCCGAAAGACGAAGCCGAGCTGAACGCGCTGTGGGATGGCAAGGTCAAATACGACGAACTGAGCCTCAAGCTGACCGGTAAAGATGAGAAAGAGATCCGCGACACGCTGACGCGTCGTTACAAATTTGCTATTCGTCGTCTGGCGCAGACTAACAGTGAGGATGTTTTCTCACTGGCGATGACCGCCTTTGCGCACGAAATCGATCCGCACACCAACTATCTTTCTCCACGCAACACCGAACAGTTCAATACCGAGATGAGCCTGTCTCTGGAAGGTATTGGCGCGGTGCTGCAGATGGACGATGACTACACGGTGATCAACTCCATGGTTGCAGGCGGCCCGGCATCCAAAAGCAAAGCGATTAGCGTAGGCGATCGCATTGTGGGTGTAGGACAAACCGGTCAGAGCATGGTTGATGTCATCGGCTGGCGTCTGGACGATGTGGTTGCGCTGATCAAAGGTCCGAAAGGCAGCAAAGTTCGCCTCGAAATTCTGCCGGCCGGTAAAGGCACCAAAACCCGTATCGTGACCCTGACCCGTGAGCGGATCCGTCTGGAAGACCGCGCGGTGAAAATGTCGGTGAAAACCGTGGGTAAAGAGAAGGTGGGGGTCCTGGATATTCCTGGCTTCTACGTGGGGCTGACCGACGATGTAAAAGTTCAGCTGCAGAAACTTGAGAAGCAGAACGTGAGCAGCGTTATCATCGACCTGCGTACGAACGGTGGCGGTGCGCTGACTGAAGCGGTGTCGCTCTCAGGCCTGTTTATCCCGTCTGGCCCGGTGGTACAGGTGCGTGATAACAACGGTAAAGTTCGTGAAGATGCCGATAACGACGGTGTGGTCTATTACAAAGGCCCGCTGGTGGTCCTGGTTGACCGCTTCAGCGCGTCCGCATCTGAAATCTTTGCCGCTGCAATGCAGGACTATGGCCGCGCGCTGATCGTGGGTGAACCCACCTTCGGTAAAGGTACCGTTCAGCAGTATCGCTCGCTGAACCGTATTTACGATCAGATGCTGCGTCCGGAATGGCCTGCGCTGGGCTCCGTTCAGTACACCATTCAGAAGTTCTACCGCGTTAACGGCGGCAGTACGCAGCGTAAAGGGGTAACGCCGGATATCATGATGCCGACCGGCACGGAAGAGACCGAAACCGGCGAGAAGTTTGAAGATAACGCGTTGCCGTGGGACAGCATCAACGCTGCGACCTTCGTTAAAGCCGGTGATATGACGCAGTTTGGTCCTGAGCTGCTGAAAGCGCATAATGACCGCATCGCGAAAGATCCGGAATTCCAGTACATCATGAAGGACATTGCGCGTTTCAATGCCCTGAAAGATAAGCGGAATATTGTTTCTCTGAACTACGCTCAGCGTGAAAAAGAGAACAACGAGGACGATGCAACGCGTCTGGCGCGTATCAACGATCGCTTCAAGCGAGAAGGTAAACCTCTGCTCAAGAAACTGGACGATCTGCCAAAAGATTACCAGGAGCCGGATCCGTACCTGGACGAGACGGTGCATATCGCGCTCGACCTGGCGAATCTGGAAAAAGAGAAGCCTGCCGTACAGCCCGCTCCGGCAAAATAA